The genomic DNA atttatttaaatcatttgattggataattttgtttttactaaaATGTGCATTCGTTTGGTGTAACATAATAAGATATAAAATACCCTCGGGCTTCTTCACCATATGGCTGTAACAGTTAGAGAAGAACAAGTCGTTTCTTCACTTAACAAAATTGCTAACAGTCAAAGGTATGGATTCCAGTGTTCcaatcattttttcaaataaaaactgAGGAGTAatcaatagttaaaaaaatatatatatatcacacaaGGAGAGAAGAATATTTAGAAATTACTAAAAATCCCATTTGGACGATGATCacgatgaaattaaaaaatgaatacaGTCAGTCACGTATTCCCTTTGTTTAGTATTCAGAACGAGTTTGTTCAATTGTTTGGTGAAGAACACATTACTCTTggggtctgtttggtaacaccaaaaaaagagtttttagctcttaacttatagcttataagttcgtttgacaaaaaaagttcagtttggtaacactttttcaccatgagcttatagctgagtttataagctatttttcataagctattttaagtagcgtttgagcttataacttctcacttttaattctagttttacccttattattctaaatgaattccattttttacccttaatcatttattatattataaattaaaatacatatgttttaaatatgaatgctatttttttttttttttatgaatgaaagattcttttttttttctcaatagaaaaagatattttttttaccgttacgtttaagttttttttcgttacaattgttactttttttttttttttgtgggactatttcaatatttaatgtcaccttttttttttgcgaaATGAGACGTTATTTTTGTGTGATATATGAGAATTGTAGAGAATAAGAGCAAGGAcaataattttctccaacaaaaaaaaacatgagaacGTTACGTTTAccttccctatatatatatttgtacaaactatattttatttattgttacgtTTAAAATTTTTACActttatatctaatttttttaggcaaatgtaaataaatataaattaacatttaaaattttaaaattaatttaataataatattaaattaacaattttcaatttttaaatactttaaacattaattgttataaactttattatgaattaaatatgtcattttatgtaattttacatcTATCGGCTAATTGAActgctaattttaccaaatacTTCAGGATTTTTCTtatatgtgcaaatttgcactaagaaatttaaagtagtaagtttatatcggaacttgtgtattttacttaaatatttttttttttaataacaactgtggtttttaataaaaagttgcttcttttagtatccttaacatgtgcaatactGCACATGATAGACAAACCCAACACTTCAAGTAGCTTATCAACTCTAGTCGTCACCTATAAGCCAttagctataagctatcagtcatcacctataaactataagctatcagctagcttatcagtcatccgttatttttatcaaatagagCCTTGGTACAAATATGCTCATCCAAATCGCGGCCTATCCAAATTGCTCTCTGGGCCGTAAAAAGTTGACCGAGAGTTACGATCTGATCAGAttttatacataaaataaaaacaaccaaaTGGAAGTTAAGACTTAATAAGGAGCGAAATTGAGGCATCTGTTTgagcaacttttataaattgatGGGTCAGTACCGATACAAGAAATTGTTGTGTTCAATTTGGCACACAAGACAAGACCCCATTGTTGTGGTGATGGGTATATGACAGAAGAGTAGAGGTTAAATGGcgcaatttaatttatttatttattttactcaaAGAATTCAAAACGGAGGCTTCAAAAATACAAGGAAATTCGAAAATTCCTTCTAATACAACGGgttcatttcaatttttgatAAAGTAATTGAATGCTCTttctcaaaattattatttggaTGAAGAAGTATAGCAAATTACACCGACATTTCAATAATTGTTAAGAttattgtatcaaaattaaacatccATCCAATGGAGATGAATCTCTCATGAGAAATTCTGGAATGGTCACTCAAACCAATGGAATTTTAAAACCTGagatttataaaattaaaatcaaaagtttgttttctCTCTCGGTCAAGTTCAACCATTGTGAAAAGTGCAATAGCACTGCAAGAGAGTTAAACCAAAATTCAAACACAACATACaacaaaatgaaaaggaaattgAAAAAGGAGTGCGATGGATGTGATTTGGTCAATGTCTCGCGGTGGAGTGGCATAGGCGGAGCAACTTTAGTGCATGAGGACCGTTGTagaagtgactcaaaattggtTTATGGAATTGCCAAAATCGGGGTCCGAATTTGACAGTGTTTTTCAGCTTGTTGGTATGACATTTTTCGGCGGCCGAAGAGTAAAAATCGGGGCCCGAATttccaaaacagaaaataaaaaagaatcatATTTTGGGCTGAGATTTGTTCGAGTTTTTTTAgggatacttttactataaacaTAGACCTTGTATAAACCTTGAGATAAAGAGTATGAAAACAAGGGTTTACAAacaacaaactagggtttagaGAGACATTTCTCTAAGCGGgaaacactagggttgggattgattcaccttgggtagaattaggtttgaagacttaCTCTTGTAATcatttgatatctcttttgtaaagttactcaacATTATAGTGGAACGAAAGGCTGCTCTCTCCCACAGACTAAGTCACTTTTGgacgaactgggtaaacaaaattcgtgtgttctctctctctttttctactTTTGCTTGTGTTTATTATAATTGTTCCCACATTGAcattggttgcttgattattttgtttcacacatcaagtattttattggtgtgacttttcaacgaattcacaacaaggACAATGTATTTAAACAAACAAGCCCAGCCGAGTGATTTGCGAGTTTGAATCAAGTCAACTTTGAGCCGAACAAGTTTATGGCTAAATTGAGTCGAGCTTCTAGCTAAATCAAATTTAGAACCGTCCAATACTAAATATGTTTCCATAATGGAGTGTATAATTGGTACTCTGGAGTACTTGAAAAGGAAAGCATAacatgaaaagtaaaaaaaattctagtaTGGATGAGAGTAAAATACTAAAGGGTTCCTAGGTACACCAATCATGAATGTGTATACATGAAAAATCTTGAGACAAAAAAATCCTTTAGAGTATTGATGAGAGTATCCTTGAAACTGCACTTTGTCATTGCTGCCACTGAAAGTGTCCAAAATATATTGTATCTGTCACAAAAAAGACATGTTTTAGAAATGATAGgtgataattataaaaaaaaataagaaaacattTTGTAACATTCTTGATATGTTAAGACTCCTAAAATAACAGGAACAGTATATTCTAAAttgcttaaaaaataaaatgaagagcTGAGAAATTGATGTTTAATTTTATCCAATATACGTTAGTTTAATGATAAAAGTGAATGGTtggaaatataatataatgctTACAAATTTTATAGTTGCTCAATGATGTAGTACATATTATTCAACATTAAATCCAATGAATCTCTGGTAACTTGGAATTTCAGCTCCGTTTCCCTCGTAGTCTTTGTATCCTGGAGCTGGAAGAAGTAGAACCATATAATAAGTTAAAATACTCAGACACAATCTTATAgttcatgaaaatgaaaaattcgcTATTTCTTTAGAAGCAAAGAAGAATAGGGGATCATGATCCATGTTTATATACCTTTAGACTAACATCAGCAATTCTATTAACAGCTCCATCGAGCTGATAACTGATGTCAGTCATTGACTCCAACATAGGCCGAAAAGCTACCTTCGTCACTCTGAACTGCACTTCTGTCTCTCCTGAAGAACTTTGGCTGAAATCTTGCAGCTACACGCATTGTACATGTTAATCTACACATGTATTTATAAGTACTCTCAAGTATAGAAACAGAAAGCGTAGCTTGTAggaataaatttatatatacgATAAAGTATCGACACAGAGACAATCATTGAACACCATACTAACACGTGGACAACAGTAATAATAATTTAGTAGAAAAGAAATAGTTGAATGTAATCAGATGTGTCAATATCGTGTTGGTGTCTTGGGCAGATTGAACACGCATTCAACTtgaagtgttggtgctacataattatatatacataccTTCATGTTGATCACTGCAACTTTACTAGAAGTGTCTGAGTTCTTCGTTTCTATAACCCAAGTCATAGACTTGAAACAAGAAGTAGGGACAACCTGCATCGAAAAACGATAGTCAATTAAAGGAATGGCTGGCACAACAGTAGTAAATATTAGGGTGAGTCAGATCAATACAACGTTATGTGGAGGGCCACTATCCCGATGAACAGGAGCAGGAGCAGGAGCAGGAGCAATACAAGGAAGTTCAATGTCACAAATACTAAAGTGAGGCAATACTGAATGTGGCCAAGACCACCATGATGGGACTGCTTCAAAAACTGATGAAGAACTCATCTTGCTATTGTCTTCTTCAGGCATATTACCCCGAGTGCTCGGAGTTGGAGGTGCGACTTTTGCAACATTTTTCTTCACATCACTAACCCTTTTAGTACTCTCTCTTAAGGCATCCTTTGCAGCGTTATAAGTCTCTACAGCTACTGCCCCTTCTTCTGCAAGCTTAATGGCTTCTCGACATAAATTATTAAAACGTGAAGTGATATTTTCAATGCCGAGTGGATCTGGTATTTCTTCATCTGTTCCAACACTGGATTTTACATTCTTTGTCCAGCGTTTCAAAATGTAGTGTGATGGAAGAGTAAGAATATTTGTAACAGTGAAGACAGTCAGTATATGTCGACATAGAATGCCCGAGTATTCAAACATTCGACAGCTACAATTTGCCTTTGCCCCAGAAATATCTAACGGAACACTGACTGTGTATGCCTCACGATTATCTTGAAAGTTTGCAACCCTGTATTTACAGATCACACCAtcatcttcaattttatttgcaGTATAAGCAGAAGTTCTCACGAGTTCTTCCTGAAACTTAGCAAAAATATTCTTAGTGTATGAATTAGCAGCCTGTTTTTCCATTGGTGCCGGAGTCTTCAATAATGGTTCGGTACAAATGGTCTCGTAATCCGCTTCTATTTCTTTTTCCAATGAATGTTCGAGACATTTTTCATACTGCTTAAAGAATAAAGACACGGTTGTCTGTTGGTTTATATAGCCATTGAAAAAGGAGCTTGCTCCATGTTTGGAAGTTAAAGCAGCAAAGAATGTGTCACGAAAGTAAGCTGGGGCCCATTGTTGCCGAGCATTATACACTGCTTCAAGCCAATCATTTCCTTCAAGACCATATTTATGTAGAAGAGACTTGCATGTTGACTCAAAATCCTCAACTGTCTTTGAGGAATTAATGCAACTATTAAACTTTCCATACAATGAAGGATATGCATGGTAAATATGAGCCAATCTTTCTTGACTTTCTCGCAAAATGTGCCATTTACAGATACAGTGGCGAGTTTCTGGAAACACTTGCGCAACAGCAGCCTTTATGACTCCATCTTGGTCTGTGGTTATCGAAACGGGAGGCTGACCATTCATAGCAGATAGCCAAGTCCTGAACAGCCATGTAAAGGAAGACTCAGATTCATCTAGTAATAATGCACAACCGAATAAAACGATTTGACCGTGATGATTGATTCCTGTAAATGGAGCAACTGGGACTTGGTAATGATTTGTCCGATACGTTGTGTCAAAAGTTACCGCATCACCAAAGTGATTATAAGCTGCTCTTGATCTTGAATCAGCCCAGAATACATTGGTCAAGTGGTTTTTATCATCGAGCTGTATTGCATAATAAAAGCCATGGTTTTCACACTGCATCTTCTGAAAATAATTGAGAAGATATTGAGCATCTCCTCCAAGAGTCCTCTTTCGGAATGATCTTCCATTGGCAAAAGGCCCAATGTTTCTTGTTGGATGACCATTTTCTGCTGCAGAGGGACTCTTAACTACACCAATCGGTTCGCCATGTTTGCCCTTCATAGAAACATAGGAATCATTACTGGCATTGGATGTCTCTCCAACGTTCCTTTTAGAACCTACAAAATGCCTACGCGGCCGACTGTGTTTCTCCGTTTTAGAGGAAGCTAGAGAATGGCTGTGGTCCTCAACAAACTTTGTCACTGTCCAATATTTATCTTTTCTCTCTATCCTAAGCATTGCATCGCAACTTGCCACATTCTTCCTTTTGAATACTTCATTAGAACAAGTAATGTCCCAAAATTCAATTGAACCGACATGGTTGAATTGACAAAAGCCGATGCTAAATCCTACATGTCTTGCATATGCACTATAAAATGACACTGCAGATTCTTTAGATTCAAAGATCATGCCGACTCGTGGTTTCCTATTTCCATTACCATCTTTATCATTCCCTTCGTCATGTGCTTCAACTTCCATCATATTGTAGCCAATGTAAGAATACTTTAATGGCTTCTCTTTAAAAGATTAGGAAAATTTACTTGTACTTATACTTTTACAGCAATGACTGAAATTGGCAGCAATGTCTACCTACACAAAACATTGGTGAAGATGTTCAGCAGAAAACTCTAAATTGAAACTAGTGTAACATTTATCACCTAAggcataaaatgaaattataattttttacttcaaaaaataaaaatcctgaAGCTAATCCAcatgttaatgttaatgttaGAAGTTTCTACTTGTGTCAATTTGTTCTGTATAAAGAACAAAGAACAAGTTGAAAtgttagaaataaataaatataaaagtataaaaagtCTTGCAGGTGCAAAAATTCGTAGTGaattcctaaaaaatattacaacatAAAGCCACAAAAAGTTACTACATGATCATATacatttttgaacaaaattaaggatttattttaaacataaagtataaaattccaatagggtatgtttggatgatgagttttggaggggaggacttaccttctttttttaaattacattacTTAAAAtgaattaagtgtgattgaaatattatatgatcatataccatgttatttcaaatttttaaaatattaaatatattttaaaatacatttatCCCTCCAAAGTCCTCCCCTACAAAAAATCCTTCAAAACAAACATTTAAGGCGTGTTTGCGAGTTTATTTTTGGATGGCTTTGGATGGCTAagtctgtgtgtgtgtgtatattatattttaaaaattcgaAAGAACAATAtcaaacattaacatataatatcatattgttcttttacatttttcaaaat from Medicago truncatula cultivar Jemalong A17 chromosome 8, MtrunA17r5.0-ANR, whole genome shotgun sequence includes the following:
- the LOC112417340 gene encoding protein FAR1-RELATED SEQUENCE 3-like produces the protein MEVEAHDEGNDKDGNGNRKPRVGMIFESKESAVSFYSAYARHVGFSIGFCQFNHVGSIEFWDITCSNEVFKRKNVASCDAMLRIERKDKYWTVTKFVEDHSHSLASSKTEKHSRPRRHFVGSKRNVGETSNASNDSYVSMKGKHGEPIGVVKSPSAAENGHPTRNIGPFANGRSFRKRTLGGDAQYLLNYFQKMQCENHGFYYAIQLDDKNHLTNVFWADSRSRAAYNHFGDAVTFDTTYRTNHYQVPVAPFTGINHHGQIVLFGCALLLDESESSFTWLFRTWLSAMNGQPPVSITTDQDGVIKAAVAQVFPETRHCICKWHILRESQERLAHIYHAYPSLYGKFNSCINSSKTVEDFESTCKSLLHKYGLEGNDWLEAVYNARQQWAPAYFRDTFFAALTSKHGASSFFNGYINQQTTVSLFFKQYEKCLEHSLEKEIEADYETICTEPLLKTPAPMEKQAANSYTKNIFAKFQEELVRTSAYTANKIEDDGVICKYRVANFQDNREAYTVSVPLDISGAKANCSCRMFEYSGILCRHILTVFTVTNILTLPSHYILKRWTKNVKSSVGTDEEIPDPLGIENITSRFNNLCREAIKLAEEGAVAVETYNAAKDALRESTKRVSDVKKNVAKVAPPTPSTRGNMPEEDNSKMSSSSVFEAVPSWWSWPHSVLPHFSICDIELPCIAPAPAPAPVHRDSGPPHNVVPTSCFKSMTWVIETKNSDTSSKVAVINMKLQDFSQSSSGETEVQFRVTKVAFRPMLESMTDISYQLDGAVNRIADVSLKLQDTKTTRETELKFQVTRDSLDLMLNNMYYIIEQL